A DNA window from Staphylococcus warneri contains the following coding sequences:
- a CDS encoding YqgQ family protein — protein sequence MTRKLNNFYDVLQLLKKYGYIIYFKDPQDMYEMMLQEIKSLYHFELLTKDEYLKCIMIINQRRNEHK from the coding sequence GTGACTCGTAAACTTAATAATTTTTATGATGTTTTACAGTTATTAAAAAAATATGGATATATCATCTATTTCAAAGATCCTCAAGATATGTATGAAATGATGTTACAAGAAATCAAATCTTTATACCATTTTGAGTTATTAACCAAAGATGAATATCTTAAATGTATAATGATAATAAACCAAAGAAGGAATGAACATAAATGA
- a CDS encoding ROK family glucokinase, whose translation MTKIILAADIGGTTCKLGIFNTNLDRIEKWSIHTDTTDHTGKLLLKNIHESLEEKVAELGYEMSNVIGVGIGVPGPVDFETGVVNGAVNLHWEDSVNVTEIYQSFIDCPVYVDNDANVAALGEKHKGAGKGADDVVTITLGTGLGGGIISNGELVHGHNGSGAEIGHFRADFDQRFKCNCGKSGCIETVASATGVVNLVNFYYPKLTFKSSILQLIKDNKVTAKAVFDAAKEGDQFCIFITEKVANYIAYLCSILSVTSNPKYIVLGGGMSTAGLILVENIKTEYRNLTFTPAQQDTEIVQAELGNDAGITGAAGLIKTYILDKEGVK comes from the coding sequence ATGACGAAAATTATTTTAGCTGCAGATATTGGTGGGACTACTTGTAAATTAGGTATATTTAATACTAATCTCGACCGTATTGAAAAATGGTCAATCCATACAGATACAACTGATCATACAGGAAAATTACTTTTAAAAAATATACATGAATCATTAGAAGAAAAAGTTGCTGAACTAGGTTATGAGATGTCAAATGTTATCGGAGTGGGAATTGGTGTTCCTGGACCGGTAGACTTTGAAACTGGCGTAGTTAATGGTGCTGTCAATTTACATTGGGAAGATAGTGTTAACGTTACTGAAATTTATCAAAGTTTCATAGATTGCCCAGTCTATGTTGATAACGATGCGAACGTTGCAGCATTAGGTGAAAAACATAAAGGCGCAGGTAAAGGCGCTGATGATGTTGTTACCATCACTTTAGGAACAGGCCTTGGTGGCGGCATTATTTCAAATGGTGAATTGGTACATGGCCATAATGGTTCTGGTGCTGAAATAGGTCACTTTAGAGCTGACTTTGATCAACGATTCAAGTGTAATTGTGGTAAATCCGGTTGTATAGAAACTGTTGCCTCTGCTACTGGTGTTGTTAATTTGGTTAATTTTTATTATCCTAAATTAACTTTTAAATCATCAATCCTACAACTCATTAAAGATAATAAAGTAACAGCTAAAGCAGTATTTGATGCAGCTAAAGAAGGTGACCAATTCTGTATTTTCATTACTGAAAAAGTCGCTAATTATATTGCATACTTATGTAGTATTTTAAGTGTAACTAGCAATCCTAAATACATTGTATTAGGTGGAGGCATGTCTACAGCAGGACTAATCTTAGTAGAAAATATTAAAACTGAATACCGTAACTTAACATTTACGCCTGCACAACAAGATACTGAAATTGTACAAGCAGAGTTAGGAAATGATGCAGGTATAACTGGCGCAGCTGGCTTAATTAAAACATACATTTTAGATAAAGAGGGTGTGAAATAA
- a CDS encoding MTH1187 family thiamine-binding protein — translation MAIVDVVVIPVGTEGPSVSKYIAEIQTKLKEYKDQGKIDYQLTPMNTLIEGDLKDLFEVVQAIHELPFDKGLDRVCTNIRIDDRRDKSRKMNDKLKSVQKHLDNGGE, via the coding sequence ATGGCAATTGTTGACGTTGTAGTTATTCCAGTAGGTACTGAGGGTCCAAGTGTTAGTAAGTACATTGCTGAGATTCAAACAAAATTAAAAGAATATAAAGATCAGGGCAAAATAGATTACCAATTGACTCCTATGAACACGCTTATCGAAGGTGATTTAAAAGATTTATTTGAAGTAGTACAAGCAATTCACGAATTACCATTTGATAAAGGTTTAGATAGAGTTTGTACCAACATCAGAATTGACGACCGCAGAGATAAATCTAGAAAAATGAATGATAAGTTAAAATCTGTACAAAAACATTTAGATAATGGTGGGGAGTAA
- a CDS encoding MBL fold metallo-hydrolase: MRISSLTLGLVDTNTYFIENDKKVLLVDPSSETDKIVKKLNQINKPLEAIILTHAHYDHIGALDDIINKYNVPVYMHKEEFDFLNDPEKNGASKFKQYGMPQVISQANPEALDEGQAQIGDFTFNVLHTPGHSPGSLSFVFDEFAVVGDTLFNNGIGRTDLYKGDYETLVDSIKDKLFELDGDLPLFPGHGPYTTVDDEQLNPFLNG; this comes from the coding sequence ATGAGAATCTCTAGTTTAACTTTAGGGTTAGTAGATACCAACACGTACTTTATAGAAAATGATAAAAAAGTATTACTTGTGGATCCATCTAGTGAAACAGATAAAATTGTTAAAAAGTTAAATCAAATTAACAAACCTTTAGAAGCAATAATACTTACTCATGCACATTATGATCATATCGGGGCATTAGACGATATTATAAATAAATACAATGTACCAGTATATATGCATAAAGAAGAATTTGACTTCTTAAACGATCCAGAAAAAAATGGTGCATCAAAATTTAAACAATACGGTATGCCACAAGTAATTAGTCAGGCGAATCCTGAAGCACTTGATGAAGGTCAGGCACAAATAGGGGATTTCACATTTAATGTATTGCATACACCTGGACACTCGCCTGGAAGTTTATCATTTGTATTTGATGAATTTGCAGTCGTAGGCGATACTTTATTTAATAATGGTATTGGTAGAACTGATTTATATAAAGGTGATTATGAAACCCTAGTTGATTCTATTAAAGATAAATTATTTGAATTAGATGGCGATTTACCATTATTCCCTGGACATGGACCATATACCACAGTCGACGATGAACAATTGAATCCATTTTTAAATGGTTAA
- the comGB gene encoding competence type IV pilus assembly protein ComGB — protein MKQLLINIFNQSKRKCLTKVEQLDLMQRLHQLLTNGFTLYESFKFLNLHFKYKGDKTQMELMAKIENGAHCYEVFQYLDFSNDIITQIYLAERFGNLEATLHESILFLKKQIQVKQSVIKTIQYPVVLMIIFFLILMLLNFTVIPQFKELYQSMNIALSPLQLVLSSFISGLPFFILFLTCIILVIVILIHTSYRNMPTIKQIHLMSNLPIIKSYYKIFKTYQLSNELAHFYRNGINLQLIVEIFQQSNSNQFHQYLGDIILKQSNQGEKLPNILKQFKCYESDLIKFIEQGEKSGKLDIELTLYSQILVHQFEILAKRHIKFIQPIIFLMLGIFIVTLYLSIMLPMFDMLQSIN, from the coding sequence GTGAAACAATTGCTGATAAATATATTTAATCAATCTAAGCGAAAATGTTTAACCAAAGTCGAACAGTTAGATTTGATGCAACGATTACATCAATTACTAACAAATGGATTCACATTATACGAATCCTTTAAATTTTTGAACTTGCATTTTAAATATAAAGGCGACAAAACTCAAATGGAACTTATGGCGAAGATAGAAAATGGTGCACATTGCTATGAAGTCTTTCAATATTTAGACTTTTCCAATGATATCATTACTCAAATATACCTAGCTGAAAGATTTGGAAATCTGGAGGCTACTTTACATGAATCAATACTTTTTTTAAAAAAGCAAATTCAAGTTAAACAAAGTGTTATTAAAACGATTCAATACCCTGTTGTATTAATGATTATATTTTTCCTTATCTTAATGCTTTTAAATTTCACTGTAATACCTCAATTCAAAGAACTATATCAATCAATGAATATTGCATTATCACCACTCCAATTAGTACTTTCCTCATTTATATCTGGACTTCCATTTTTCATTTTATTTCTCACTTGTATTATTTTAGTTATTGTTATCCTCATTCATACTAGTTATAGAAATATGCCTACAATCAAACAAATTCATTTAATGAGCAATCTACCTATTATAAAAAGCTACTATAAAATTTTTAAAACATATCAATTATCTAATGAACTTGCTCATTTTTATAGAAATGGAATTAATCTTCAACTTATCGTAGAAATCTTTCAGCAATCAAATAGTAATCAATTCCACCAATATTTAGGCGATATAATTTTAAAACAGTCCAATCAAGGTGAAAAACTTCCTAATATTTTAAAGCAATTTAAGTGCTACGAAAGTGATTTGATCAAATTCATAGAACAAGGTGAAAAGAGCGGAAAGCTTGATATTGAATTAACACTATATAGTCAAATACTTGTACATCAATTTGAAATATTAGCGAAACGACATATCAAATTCATCCAACCAATAATATTTCTAATGCTAGGTATATTTATTGTTACTTTATATTTATCTATCATGCTACCAATGTTCGATATGTTGCAATCAATTAATTAG
- the comGC gene encoding competence type IV pilus major pilin ComGC, with product MRKHKYSLKTKAFTLIEMLLVLLIISLLLILIIPNVAKQTAHIQSTGCDAQVKMINSQIEAYTLKHNRNPNTIQDLITEGYIKENQKSCKTGETISISNGEAIAN from the coding sequence ATGAGAAAACATAAATACTCACTTAAAACTAAAGCTTTCACCTTAATAGAAATGCTTTTAGTATTATTAATCATAAGTTTATTACTTATTTTAATTATACCTAATGTCGCCAAACAGACGGCACATATTCAATCAACTGGCTGCGATGCACAAGTTAAAATGATAAATAGCCAAATTGAAGCGTATACTTTAAAACATAATAGAAATCCAAATACTATTCAGGATTTAATTACAGAAGGATATATTAAAGAGAATCAAAAAAGTTGTAAAACAGGTGAAACAATTTCAATAAGTAATGGCGAAGCGATTGCAAATTAA
- the comGD gene encoding competence type IV pilus minor pilin ComGD — MAKRLQIKAYNYIEILMVLFILSILLLCTLSSKNLLTLSMSNDEMNINLLITQLNYIKSKAISEKQSITLMFNHQSSHINVKEEHGKKYQIKIKDGKIIKITKINLITFDKNGNVNHFGSLNIKMKHSIYKVIFHIEKGRIRYTKL, encoded by the coding sequence ATGGCGAAGCGATTGCAAATTAAAGCGTATAATTACATAGAAATATTAATGGTATTATTCATTTTGTCTATACTATTGTTGTGTACTTTAAGCAGTAAAAATCTTTTAACATTATCAATGTCTAATGATGAAATGAATATTAATCTACTAATAACTCAATTGAATTATATAAAATCAAAAGCAATTAGCGAAAAACAATCAATCACTTTAATGTTTAATCATCAATCTTCTCATATAAATGTTAAAGAAGAACATGGTAAAAAGTATCAAATAAAAATAAAAGATGGGAAGATCATAAAGATAACGAAAATAAATCTAATTACCTTTGATAAAAATGGCAATGTTAATCATTTTGGTTCGTTAAATATAAAAATGAAACATTCAATATACAAAGTCATATTTCATATTGAGAAAGGACGAATAAGGTATACCAAACTATAA
- a CDS encoding competence type IV pilus minor pilin ComGF, with translation MILQLNCLIRKFVPQITKIKSAIVLKNKLPSFTFIEMIFSLLITIVLLSTVPLTIKIISQYKQIALENSSIEFELFHSDLLKEQKKDALKPIIKDKHTLHLINKEKNAEYIFKNNKIYKQINGKGNITLLNQVSMVKMIKSNDNIIKIILKVGNPNYNQYKTLFL, from the coding sequence ATGATTTTACAATTAAATTGTCTAATAAGGAAATTTGTACCACAAATAACCAAAATCAAAAGCGCTATTGTATTAAAAAATAAACTACCTAGTTTTACATTTATTGAAATGATTTTTTCATTATTGATAACTATAGTCCTACTAAGTACAGTACCATTGACTATCAAAATTATTAGTCAATATAAACAAATTGCTTTAGAAAATAGTTCAATAGAATTTGAATTATTTCATAGCGATTTGTTAAAAGAACAAAAAAAGGATGCACTTAAACCAATTATTAAAGATAAGCATACTTTACACTTAATCAATAAAGAAAAGAATGCAGAATATATTTTCAAAAACAATAAAATATATAAACAAATAAATGGTAAAGGCAATATTACATTGCTGAATCAAGTCAGTATGGTAAAAATGATAAAGTCGAACGATAATATCATCAAAATAATTTTGAAAGTAGGAAATCCGAATTATAATCAATACAAAACATTATTTTTATAA